The following proteins are encoded in a genomic region of Arachis stenosperma cultivar V10309 chromosome 4, arast.V10309.gnm1.PFL2, whole genome shotgun sequence:
- the LOC130973333 gene encoding protein MOS2-like, with translation MKLSFSIPSKSSSSSKPIKLDDSSKNGAAPSKHFVTEFDPSKPPTEQTATVIPPIQNEWRPTKKMKNLELPITDPNADHQSLEFENESNAADAELGTDMSYGLNLRQDAEKNGKTGKLADDEDDRVPRQRPEMALLQKFKDDLKRLPDHQGLEEFNDVPVEGFGKALLAGYGWSEGMGIGRNAKEDVKVVEYKRRTAKEGLGFVGDDRSSVRSQKKKSREDNGSNDAGFVNEKKIVRIIGGKDAGLKGIVVRRIGEDWIVLKVSRSGEEVESRVSVDDVAELGSAEEETCLRKLKELRIRHKGEDNKTSRHKRERERGGVEKTTRAEANGGDQQRGRKQVSWLTSHIRVRVISQNIKGGRLYLKKAQVLDVVGPLTCDISMDENKEIVQGVSQDMLETALPRRGGPVLVLSGKYKGAFGSLVERDLTREVGVVRDADTHQLLNVKLEQIAEYIGDPSLLGH, from the coding sequence ATGAAGCTCTCCTTCTCGATCCCCTCGAAGTCCTCTTCCTCCTCTAAACCCATCAAACTCGACGACTCCTCCAAAAACGGCGCGGCACCCTCCAAGCACTTCGTCACCGAATTCGACCCTTCCAAACCGCCAACCGAACAAACCGCCACCGTTATACCCCCGATCCAGAACGAATGGCGCCCCACCAAGAAGATGAAGAACCTCGAGCTTCCCATCACTGACCCCAACGCTGACCATCAATCCCTCGAATTCGAGAACGAGTCCAATGCCGCGGATGCAGAACTCGGCACAGACATGTCCTACGGTCTCAACCTGCGCCAAGACGCCGAGAAAAATGGCAAAACCGGTAAACTCGCTGATGATGAGGATGATAGGGTTCCGCGTCAACGGCCGGAGATGGCGTTACTGCAGAAGTTTAAGGACGACTTGAAGCGGCTGCCTGATCACCAGGGGCTCGAGGAGTTCAATGATGTCCCTGTTGAGGGTTTCGGCAAGGCCTTGCTGGCCGGATATGGGTGGTCAGAAGGAATGGGAATAGGGAGGAATGCCAAGGAGGACGTTAAGGTTGTGGAGTACAAGAGGAGGACTGCCAAGGAAGGGTTAGGATTTGTTGGCGATGATCGCAGTTCTGTTCGGAGCCAGAAGAAGAAAAGCAGGGAAGACAATGGGAGCAATGATGCAGGttttgttaatgagaagaagaTTGTGAGGATTATTGGGGGAAAAGATGCTGGATTGAAGGGTATTGTTGTGAGGAGAATTGGGGAGGATTGGATTGTTTTGAAGGTTTCAAGGAGTGGGGAGGAAGTGGAGTCTAGAGTGAGTGTGGATGATGTTGCTGAACTGGGATCTGCTGAGGAAGAGACGTGCTTGAGGAAATTGAAGGAGCTGAGGATTCGGCACAAGGGTGAAGATAACAAGACTTCAAGGCATAAGCGTGAGAGAGAGCGAGGCGGGGTTGAGAAGACAACTCGAGCGGAAGCTAATGGGGGTGATCAGCAGCGGGGTAGGAAACAGGTTTCTTGGCTCACAAGTCACATTAGAGTTAGGGTTATTAGCCAGAACATTAAAGGAGGGCGGTTGTATTTGAAAAAGGCACAGGTTTTGGATGTTGTTGGGCCTTTGACTTGTGATATATCTATGGATGAGAACAAAGAGATTGTTCAAGGAGTGTCCCAAGATATGCTGGAGACCGCGCTTCCTCGACGGGGGGGACCAGTTCTTGTGCTATCTGGTAAATATAAGGGCGCCTTTGGGAGCCTGGTTGAGAGGGATTTGACTCGGGAAGTTGGTGTTGTTCGGGATGCTGATACTCATCAGCTGCTCAATGTGAAGCTTGAACAGATTGCAGAGTATATAGGGGATCCTAGCTTATTAGGGCATTGA